Proteins encoded together in one Antennarius striatus isolate MH-2024 chromosome 13, ASM4005453v1, whole genome shotgun sequence window:
- the gjb1a gene encoding connexin 27.5, which translates to MNWASFYAVISGVNRHSTGIGRIWLSVLFIFRILVLVVAAESVWGDEKSGFTCNTQQPGCNSVCYDHFFPISHIRLWALQLILVSTPALLVAMHVAHRRHIDKRLCKLSGRTNPKDLEQIKTQKMKISGALWWTYIISLLFRIIFEITFMYLFYMIYPGYKMIRLVKCDSYPCPNTVDCFVSRPTEKTVFTVFMLAVSGVCILLNIAEVVFLVVKACSKHLQNAGDSSVGAWIHNKLFSY; encoded by the coding sequence ATGAACTGGGCCTCATTCTATGCTGTCATCAGCGGTGTGAACAGACACTCCACTGGCATCGGTCGCATATGGCTTTCTGTCTTGTTCATTTTCCGTATCCTGGTCCTGGTGGTTGCGGCCGAGAGCGTTTGGGGTGATGAGAAATCTGGCTTCACCTGCAACACCCAGCAGCCTGGCTGCAACAGCGTATGCTATGACCACTTCTTCCCTATCTCCCACATTCGCCTCTGGGCTCTGCAGCTCATCCTGGTCTCAACCCCCGCCCTGCTGGTAGCCATGCACGTAGCCCACCGTCGCCACATCGACAAAAGGCTCTGCAAACTGTCAGGGAGGACCAACCCCAAAGACCTAGAGCAGATAAAGACTCAGAAGATGAAGATCTCGGGAGCTCTCTGGTGGACATACATCATCAGCCTGTTATTTCGTATCATTTTTGAGATCACCTTTATGTATCTATTTTATATGATCTATCCTGGTTACAAGATGATCCGGCTAGTGAAGTGTGACTCTTACCCCTGTCCCAACACAGTGGACTGCTTCGTGTCCAGGCCCACAGAGAAGACTGTCTTCACAGTGTTCATGCTGGCTGTGTCAGGGGTTTGCATTCTACTCAACATAGCAGAGGTGGTCTTCCTGGTGGTGAAGGCCTGCAGTAAGCACCTGCAGAATGCTGGAGACTCCAGCGTCGGGGCTTGGATCCACAATAAACTGTTTTCGTACTAA
- the gja2 gene encoding gap junction protein, alpha 2, whose product MADWNLLGKLLESAQEHSTVVGKVWLTVLFIFRILVLGAAAEKVWGDEQSGFTCDTKQPGCQNVCYDKTFPISHIRFWVMQIIFVSTPTLIYLGHILHLLRMEDKVKQKEKEVAAQMEKHQQLLGNNAKKPPVKDNQGHVRLQGTLLRTYVFNIIFKTLFEVGFIVAQYFLYGFELKPMYTCDRWPCPNMVNCYISRPTEKTIFILFMLAVACISLLLNLVEMYHLGFTKCHQGLRYRRSRATKKTTKAATEPVMPFVPNYNYFSGHSTVPEPFPVESKYRIEPNSAYSPYSSKVVYKQNRDNLAVERKGKVEEEERRKTPSPEIPVENLRRNSQSSKQSSNKSRLDDLRI is encoded by the coding sequence ATGGCAGACTGGAACTTGTTGGGGAAGCTCCTGGAGAGCGCCCAGGAACACTCCACCGTTGTTGGTAAAGTCTGGCTAACTGTGCTGTTCATCTTTCGCATTCTGGTGCTGGGAGCCGCCGCTGAGAAGGTGTGGGGCGACGAACAGTCTGGTTTCACATGCGACACCAAGCAGCCTGGTTGCCAGAACGTCTGCTACGACAAAACCTTCCCTATTTCTCATATCCGCTTCTGGGTGATGCAGATCATCTTTGTGTCCACGCCAACTCTCATTTATCTGGGTCACATACTCCATCTGCTTCGCATGGAGGATAAggtgaaacagaaagagaaggaagttGCTGCCCAGATGGAAAAGCATCAGCAGTTACTTGGCAACAATGCAAAGAAACCCCCGGTTAAAGACAACCAGGGCCATGTGCGTTTGCAAGGCACGCTGCTGCGAACCTATGTCTTCAACATCATCTTCAAGACCCTGTTTGAAGTGGGCTTTATCGTAGCTCAGTATTTCCTGTATGGATTTGAGCTCAAGCCGATGTACACCTGTGATCGCTGGCCTTGTCCTAATATGGTGAACTGCTACATCTCTCGCCCCACTGAGAAGAcgatcttcatcctcttcatgcTGGCGGTGGCCTGCATCTCCCTGCTGCTTAACCTGGTGGAAATGTACCATCTGGGTTTCACAAAATGCCACCAAGGTCTACGATACAGACGATCACGCGCCACAAAGAAGACAACCAAAGCTGCAACTGAGCCGGTCATGCCCTTTGTTCCTAACTATAATTACTTTTCTGGTCACTCCACAGTGCCTGAACCGTTTCCTGTCGAATCGAAATACAGAATAGAGCCAAACTCTGCTTACAGCCCCTACAGCAGCAAAGTGGTTTACAAGCAGAACAGAGACAATTTGGCTGTGGAGAGAAAGGGAaaagtagaggaagaggaaaggaggaagacGCCAAGCCCTGAGATTCCTGTTGAAAATCTGCGCAGAAACAGTCAGTCAAGCAAGCAGAGTAGTAATAAGAGCAGGCTGGATGACCTGAGGATCTAA
- the tbc1d8b gene encoding TBC1 domain family member 8B isoform X2: MWLKPEEIMLKNAFKLWLTEKDNQYFILQRRRGYGEGGGGLTGLLVGTLDTVLDSTSKVAPYRILHHTPDSQVYLSIACGVTKDEIVQHWDWLQQNIMRTLSVFDSSEDITSFVQGKIRGLIAEEGKTSLVLEDDPEKFREALLRFEKWFELPPEEKLVTYYSCSYWRGKVPCQGWLYLSTNFLCFYSYLLGSEVKLVISWDEIWRLEKTSTVLLTESIHVLAHGEDHYFSMLLHLNETFVIMEQLADYSIKRLFDKEAFQREPALSDPMQITKRGLEAHAKSEQFRTFFRLSKEENLLEVHESFLWVPFSHFNTLGKICLSENYLCFASQDGSQCHVIVPLREVVNVDKPDSSSRAVTVYIRGKRALRFSEVRGYQRLASTIRSRCGISASPQHSASSETIRGDCQSLINHFEDNPEDVTLMVGQKDGSKAVSTEALMTVFHPQDAENLDPKMLKEKMKEQSWNIHFSEYGRGSSMFFTRKTRDLIVRGVPEALRGELWMQFSGAVNDMATHPGYYTELVEQSLGTSTLATDEIERDLHRSLPDHPAFQSDTGISALRRVLTAYAYRNPQIGYCQAMNILTSVLLLYAKEEEAFWLLVAVCERMLPDYFNRRIIGALVDQAVFEDLIRENLPQLVENMTDLSFFSSVSLSWFLTLFISVLPIESAVNVVDCFFYDGIKAILQLGLAVLDYNMEALIRCHDDAEAVTILSKFFDSVTNKDSPLPSTVQQAPVGNNDKASHIKVDICELIREAYEKYGSIRSEEVESSRKRNKLYVIQTLEDTTKQNVIRVVSQEVTFSASELDELYNLFKRQHFLYCYWTLKSPALLHHDPSLAYLEQYQLGFQQFSVLFSLLEPWSFCTNKSTLSLWIFRLIDDNKDGLVNFKEFCCTLDILYCGSFTNKLKFLFKLHLPPAFDLPEDGVIRKSPERARGKVDLQAYLKQWQNEILKKEETIKDLPRINQTQFIQFSKTLYNIFHGDPEEESLYRAVAHVTSLLLRMEEVGRRLQEPREESTQPDDSPGAAASAFEDEFPTKEDSTTPESASTSSSTNSQDAGSDLSEMEWSFSFEQVLASLLNEPSIVSFFERPVNFQTKLEQAKFAQLKLKTK, from the exons ATGTGGCTCAAACCCGAAGAGATTATGCTGAAAAACGCCTTTAAATTATGGCTCACCGAGAAGGATAATCAGTATTTCATACTGCAAAGGAGACGAGGTTACGGAGAAGGTGGAGGCGGCTTGACAG GCCTCCTTGTGGGGACTCTGGATACTGTGTTGGACTCTACTTCCAAAGTCGCTCCCTACCGCATCCTCCACCACACACCAGACTCACAGGTTTACTTGTCAATAGCATGTG GCGTCACCAAAGATGAGATTGTTCAGCACTGGGACTGGTTGCAACAGAACATCATGAGGACACTCTCTGTTTTTGACTCCAGCGAAGACATAACCAGCTTTGTACAGGGCAAGATTAGA GGTCTGATTGCTGAGGAAGGGAAGACGTCCCTGGTGCTGGAGGACGATCCAGAGAAGTTTCGAGAAGCGCTGCTGAGGTTTGAGAAGTGGTTTGAGCTGCCGCCAGAGGAAAAGCTGGTCACCTATTACTCCTGCAGCTACTGGAGAGGAAAAGTACCTTGTCAGGGCTGGCTCTACCTCAGCACTAACTTCTTGTGCTTCTATTCATATCTGCTGGGATCTGAGG TGAAACTGGTCATCTCCTGGGATGAGATCTGGAGACTGGAGAAGACATCTACCGTACTGCTGACTGAGAGCATTCATGTGTTGGCTCACGGAGAAGATCACTACTTCTCCATGCTCCTACATCTTAATGAAACGTTTGTGATCATGGAACAGTTGGCAGACTACTCCATCAAGCGACTTTTTGATAAAGAAGCCTTCCAGAGAGAGCCGGCGCTCTCCGACCCCATGCAGATCACCAAGAG AGGCTTAGAAGCTCATGCAAAGAGTGAGCAGTTCCGGACCTTTTTCAGGCTTTCCAAAGAGGAAAACCTGTTAGAGGTGCATGAGAGCTTCCTCTGGGTGCCCTTCAGCCACTTTAATACTCTTGGCAAGATCTGCCTTTCTGAGAACTACCTGTGTTTCGCCAGCCAGGATGGAAGCCAATGTCATGTCATCGTTCCATTGCGAGAG GTTGTTAATGTGGATAAGCCAGACTCCAGCAGCAGGGCTGTAACGGTTTATATCCGTGGCAAGAGAGCGTTGCGTTTCTCCGAGGTGCGGGGTTACCAACGGCTCGCCAGCACCATCCGTAGCAGATGTGGGATTAGCGCCAGCCCCCAGCACTCCGCTTCGTCAGAG ACCATACGAGGTGACTGCCAGTCGCTCATCAACCACTTTGAGGACAACCCAGAGGACGTAACGCTGATGGTGGGACAGAAAGATGGCAGCAAAGCTGTGAGCACCGAAGCACTCATGACGGTTTTCCACCCTCAGGATGCTGAAAACCTTGACCCCAAAATG cttaaagaaaagatgaaggaaCAGTCTTGGAACATCCATTTCTCTGAATACGGTCGTGGCTCCAGTATGTTCTTCACCAGGAAGACGCGAGACTTGATCGTTCGTGGCGTTCCTGAAGCCTTGAGGGGAGAGCTGTGGATGCAGTTTTCAG GAGCTGTGAATGACATGGCCACTCACCCCGGCTATTACACCGAGCTGGTAGAACAGTCTCTGGGCACGAGCACTTTGGCTACTGATGAAATTGAGAGAGACTTGCACCGCTCTCTGCCTGACCACCCTGCCTTTCAGAGTGACACGGGAATCTCAGCTCTACGCAGAGTCCTTACTGCCTATGCATACAGGAATCCTCAAATTGGTTACTGCCAG GCCATGAACATCCTCACTTCAGTTCTCCTTCTCTATGCAAAAGAAGAGGAGGCGTTTTGGCTGCTGGTGGCCGTCTGTGAGAGGATGTTACCCGATTACTTTAACCGAAGGATTATTG GCGCTTTGGTCGACCAGGCTGTGTTCGAGGACCTGATCCGAGAGAACCTTCCTCAGCTGGTCGAGAACATGACAGACCTGAGTTTTTTCTCGTCTGTGTCCTTGTCATGGTTTCTCACGCTCTTCATCAGTGTCCTGCCCATAGAGAGTGCCGTGAACGTGGTGGACTGTTTCTTCTACGATGGCATCAAGGCCATTCTGCAGCTTGGCCTGGCAGTGCTGGACTACAACATGGAGGCTCTGATCAGATGCCACGACGATGCCGAAGCTGTCACTATCCTCAGCAA GTTCTTTGACAGTGTGACAAACAAAGACAGCCCATTACCGTCAACAGTGCAGCAGGCTCCAGTGGGAAATAATGATAAAGCATCCCACATCAAAGTGGATATTTGTGAACTGATCCGAGAAGCCTATGAG AAATATGGAAGCATCCGTTCAGAGGAAGTGGAAAGTTCAcggaaaagaaacaaactgtaCGTGATCCAGACACTCGAAGAtacaaccaaacaaaatgtc aTTCGGGTGGTGTCCCAAGAAGTCACATTCAGTGCCTCAGAGCTTGATGAGCTTTATAACTTGTTCAAA AGGCAGCATTTCCTCTACTGCTACTGGACGCTTAAGAGTCCTGCTCTGCTCCATCACGACCCCAGCCTCGCCTATTTGGAGCAGTACCAGTTGGGTTTCCAGCAGTTCAGTGTTCTGTTCTCTCTGCTGGAACCTTGGTCTTTCTGCACCAACAAGAGTACGCTCTCTCTCTGGATATTTCGTCTGATAGATGATAACAAGGACGGCCTTGTCAACTTTAAAGAGTTCTGCTGTACTCTGG ATATTTTGTACTGTGGATCTTTCACAAATAAGCTGAAATTCCTCTTCAAGCTGCACCTGCCACCAG CATTTGATCTTCCTGAAGACGGAGTGATAAGGAAAAGCCCTGAAAGAG CTAGAGGAAAAGTGGACCTGCAGGCTTACCTGAAACAATGGCAAAATGAAATacttaaaaaagaagaaaccatCAAAGACCTACCCCGAATTAATCAG ACTCAGTTCATCCAGTTCTCCAAGACCCTGTACAATATTTTTCATGGGGATCCAGAGGAGGAGTCTCTCTACCGAGCCGTGGCCCATGTGACCAGCCTACTGCTCAGAATGGAGGAGGTAGGACGGAGGCTGCAGGAGCCCAGGGAGGAGTCCACGCAGCCTGACGACAGCCCTGGTGCCGCTGCCTCTGCCTTTGAGGATGAATTTCCAACCAAAGAAGATTCTACTACCCCGGAGAGCGCCAGCACGTCCAGTTCCACCAACAGTCAGGATGCAGGCTCCGACCTCTCAGAGATGGAGTGGTCATTTTCGTTCGAGCaggtgctggcttctctgctcAATGAGCCAAGCATTGTCAGTTTCTTTGAAAGGCCTGTCAATTTTCAGACTAAATTGGAACAAGCAAAGTTTGCTCAGCTGAAGCTCAAGACCAAATGA
- the tbc1d8b gene encoding TBC1 domain family member 8B isoform X1 has translation MWLKPEEIMLKNAFKLWLTEKDNQYFILQRRRGYGEGGGGLTGLLVGTLDTVLDSTSKVAPYRILHHTPDSQVYLSIACGVTKDEIVQHWDWLQQNIMRTLSVFDSSEDITSFVQGKIRGLIAEEGKTSLVLEDDPEKFREALLRFEKWFELPPEEKLVTYYSCSYWRGKVPCQGWLYLSTNFLCFYSYLLGSEVKLVISWDEIWRLEKTSTVLLTESIHVLAHGEDHYFSMLLHLNETFVIMEQLADYSIKRLFDKEAFQREPALSDPMQITKRGLEAHAKSEQFRTFFRLSKEENLLEVHESFLWVPFSHFNTLGKICLSENYLCFASQDGSQCHVIVPLREVVNVDKPDSSSRAVTVYIRGKRALRFSEVRGYQRLASTIRSRCGISASPQHSASSETIRGDCQSLINHFEDNPEDVTLMVGQKDGSKAVSTEALMTVFHPQDAENLDPKMLKEKMKEQSWNIHFSEYGRGSSMFFTRKTRDLIVRGVPEALRGELWMQFSGAVNDMATHPGYYTELVEQSLGTSTLATDEIERDLHRSLPDHPAFQSDTGISALRRVLTAYAYRNPQIGYCQAMNILTSVLLLYAKEEEAFWLLVAVCERMLPDYFNRRIIGALVDQAVFEDLIRENLPQLVENMTDLSFFSSVSLSWFLTLFISVLPIESAVNVVDCFFYDGIKAILQLGLAVLDYNMEALIRCHDDAEAVTILSKFFDSVTNKDSPLPSTVQQAPVGNNDKASHIKVDICELIREAYEKYGSIRSEEVESSRKRNKLYVIQTLEDTTKQNVIRVVSQEVTFSASELDELYNLFKRQHFLYCYWTLKSPALLHHDPSLAYLEQYQLGFQQFSVLFSLLEPWSFCTNKSTLSLWIFRLIDDNKDGLVNFKEFCCTLDILYCGSFTNKLKFLFKLHLPPAFTGSPLCSKEQRITHFIPMTEDSPHLNRLAAFDLPEDGVIRKSPERARGKVDLQAYLKQWQNEILKKEETIKDLPRINQTQFIQFSKTLYNIFHGDPEEESLYRAVAHVTSLLLRMEEVGRRLQEPREESTQPDDSPGAAASAFEDEFPTKEDSTTPESASTSSSTNSQDAGSDLSEMEWSFSFEQVLASLLNEPSIVSFFERPVNFQTKLEQAKFAQLKLKTK, from the exons ATGTGGCTCAAACCCGAAGAGATTATGCTGAAAAACGCCTTTAAATTATGGCTCACCGAGAAGGATAATCAGTATTTCATACTGCAAAGGAGACGAGGTTACGGAGAAGGTGGAGGCGGCTTGACAG GCCTCCTTGTGGGGACTCTGGATACTGTGTTGGACTCTACTTCCAAAGTCGCTCCCTACCGCATCCTCCACCACACACCAGACTCACAGGTTTACTTGTCAATAGCATGTG GCGTCACCAAAGATGAGATTGTTCAGCACTGGGACTGGTTGCAACAGAACATCATGAGGACACTCTCTGTTTTTGACTCCAGCGAAGACATAACCAGCTTTGTACAGGGCAAGATTAGA GGTCTGATTGCTGAGGAAGGGAAGACGTCCCTGGTGCTGGAGGACGATCCAGAGAAGTTTCGAGAAGCGCTGCTGAGGTTTGAGAAGTGGTTTGAGCTGCCGCCAGAGGAAAAGCTGGTCACCTATTACTCCTGCAGCTACTGGAGAGGAAAAGTACCTTGTCAGGGCTGGCTCTACCTCAGCACTAACTTCTTGTGCTTCTATTCATATCTGCTGGGATCTGAGG TGAAACTGGTCATCTCCTGGGATGAGATCTGGAGACTGGAGAAGACATCTACCGTACTGCTGACTGAGAGCATTCATGTGTTGGCTCACGGAGAAGATCACTACTTCTCCATGCTCCTACATCTTAATGAAACGTTTGTGATCATGGAACAGTTGGCAGACTACTCCATCAAGCGACTTTTTGATAAAGAAGCCTTCCAGAGAGAGCCGGCGCTCTCCGACCCCATGCAGATCACCAAGAG AGGCTTAGAAGCTCATGCAAAGAGTGAGCAGTTCCGGACCTTTTTCAGGCTTTCCAAAGAGGAAAACCTGTTAGAGGTGCATGAGAGCTTCCTCTGGGTGCCCTTCAGCCACTTTAATACTCTTGGCAAGATCTGCCTTTCTGAGAACTACCTGTGTTTCGCCAGCCAGGATGGAAGCCAATGTCATGTCATCGTTCCATTGCGAGAG GTTGTTAATGTGGATAAGCCAGACTCCAGCAGCAGGGCTGTAACGGTTTATATCCGTGGCAAGAGAGCGTTGCGTTTCTCCGAGGTGCGGGGTTACCAACGGCTCGCCAGCACCATCCGTAGCAGATGTGGGATTAGCGCCAGCCCCCAGCACTCCGCTTCGTCAGAG ACCATACGAGGTGACTGCCAGTCGCTCATCAACCACTTTGAGGACAACCCAGAGGACGTAACGCTGATGGTGGGACAGAAAGATGGCAGCAAAGCTGTGAGCACCGAAGCACTCATGACGGTTTTCCACCCTCAGGATGCTGAAAACCTTGACCCCAAAATG cttaaagaaaagatgaaggaaCAGTCTTGGAACATCCATTTCTCTGAATACGGTCGTGGCTCCAGTATGTTCTTCACCAGGAAGACGCGAGACTTGATCGTTCGTGGCGTTCCTGAAGCCTTGAGGGGAGAGCTGTGGATGCAGTTTTCAG GAGCTGTGAATGACATGGCCACTCACCCCGGCTATTACACCGAGCTGGTAGAACAGTCTCTGGGCACGAGCACTTTGGCTACTGATGAAATTGAGAGAGACTTGCACCGCTCTCTGCCTGACCACCCTGCCTTTCAGAGTGACACGGGAATCTCAGCTCTACGCAGAGTCCTTACTGCCTATGCATACAGGAATCCTCAAATTGGTTACTGCCAG GCCATGAACATCCTCACTTCAGTTCTCCTTCTCTATGCAAAAGAAGAGGAGGCGTTTTGGCTGCTGGTGGCCGTCTGTGAGAGGATGTTACCCGATTACTTTAACCGAAGGATTATTG GCGCTTTGGTCGACCAGGCTGTGTTCGAGGACCTGATCCGAGAGAACCTTCCTCAGCTGGTCGAGAACATGACAGACCTGAGTTTTTTCTCGTCTGTGTCCTTGTCATGGTTTCTCACGCTCTTCATCAGTGTCCTGCCCATAGAGAGTGCCGTGAACGTGGTGGACTGTTTCTTCTACGATGGCATCAAGGCCATTCTGCAGCTTGGCCTGGCAGTGCTGGACTACAACATGGAGGCTCTGATCAGATGCCACGACGATGCCGAAGCTGTCACTATCCTCAGCAA GTTCTTTGACAGTGTGACAAACAAAGACAGCCCATTACCGTCAACAGTGCAGCAGGCTCCAGTGGGAAATAATGATAAAGCATCCCACATCAAAGTGGATATTTGTGAACTGATCCGAGAAGCCTATGAG AAATATGGAAGCATCCGTTCAGAGGAAGTGGAAAGTTCAcggaaaagaaacaaactgtaCGTGATCCAGACACTCGAAGAtacaaccaaacaaaatgtc aTTCGGGTGGTGTCCCAAGAAGTCACATTCAGTGCCTCAGAGCTTGATGAGCTTTATAACTTGTTCAAA AGGCAGCATTTCCTCTACTGCTACTGGACGCTTAAGAGTCCTGCTCTGCTCCATCACGACCCCAGCCTCGCCTATTTGGAGCAGTACCAGTTGGGTTTCCAGCAGTTCAGTGTTCTGTTCTCTCTGCTGGAACCTTGGTCTTTCTGCACCAACAAGAGTACGCTCTCTCTCTGGATATTTCGTCTGATAGATGATAACAAGGACGGCCTTGTCAACTTTAAAGAGTTCTGCTGTACTCTGG ATATTTTGTACTGTGGATCTTTCACAAATAAGCTGAAATTCCTCTTCAAGCTGCACCTGCCACCAG CCTTCACAGGTAGTCCTCTGTGCTCTAAAGAACAGAGAATCACGCATTTTATTCCAATGACTGAAGACTCTCCTCACTTGAATAGACTTGCTG CATTTGATCTTCCTGAAGACGGAGTGATAAGGAAAAGCCCTGAAAGAG CTAGAGGAAAAGTGGACCTGCAGGCTTACCTGAAACAATGGCAAAATGAAATacttaaaaaagaagaaaccatCAAAGACCTACCCCGAATTAATCAG ACTCAGTTCATCCAGTTCTCCAAGACCCTGTACAATATTTTTCATGGGGATCCAGAGGAGGAGTCTCTCTACCGAGCCGTGGCCCATGTGACCAGCCTACTGCTCAGAATGGAGGAGGTAGGACGGAGGCTGCAGGAGCCCAGGGAGGAGTCCACGCAGCCTGACGACAGCCCTGGTGCCGCTGCCTCTGCCTTTGAGGATGAATTTCCAACCAAAGAAGATTCTACTACCCCGGAGAGCGCCAGCACGTCCAGTTCCACCAACAGTCAGGATGCAGGCTCCGACCTCTCAGAGATGGAGTGGTCATTTTCGTTCGAGCaggtgctggcttctctgctcAATGAGCCAAGCATTGTCAGTTTCTTTGAAAGGCCTGTCAATTTTCAGACTAAATTGGAACAAGCAAAGTTTGCTCAGCTGAAGCTCAAGACCAAATGA